In Lutra lutra chromosome 5, mLutLut1.2, whole genome shotgun sequence, a single genomic region encodes these proteins:
- the ECSCR gene encoding endothelial cell-specific chemotaxis regulator isoform X3: MGTVRATQLCWAILGVLLIQGNFSSPSRTTEPLFSTIGMSLSSDPSSPSSLASTRTQAAQDKASQVLMVTSKPVTPSTSTMDSQSQAQTSTAGLDTSQNTTPISTTMSLRTKEDLSVLPSPTSETVLTVAAFGVISFIVILVVVVIVLVSVVSLRFKCRKNKESEDPQKPGSSGLSESCSTANGEKDSITLISMKNINMNNSKAYPTAEKVL; encoded by the exons ATGGGCACCGTCAGAGCCACGCAGCTGTGCTGGGCCATCCTTGGCGTCCTCCTAATCCAAG GAAACTTTAGCAGCCCAAGTCGGACCACAGAGCCACTTTTTTCCACCATAG GAATGAGCCTCTCCTCAGATCCCAGCAGCCCAAGCTCTCTGGCCAGCACTAGGACACAAG CAGCTCAGGACAAGGCCTCACAGGTCCTCATGGTGACCAGTAAACCTGTGACACCAAGCACCAGCACCATGGACAGTCAGTCCCAGGCACAGACGTCCACAGCAGGACTTG ACACTTCTCAAAATACTACTCCCATATCAACCACCATGAGCCTGAGGACCAAAGAAGACTTGTCTGTCCTGCCCAGTCCCACATCAGAGACGGTGCTCACTGTGGCTGCATTTG GTGTTATCAGCTTCATTGTCATCCTGGTGGTTGTGGTGATCGTCTTAGTCAGTGTGGTCAGTCTAAGGTTTAAGTGTCGGAAGAACAAAGAGTCTGAAG ATCCCCAGAAGCCTGGGAGTTCGGGGCTATCTGAAAG CTGCTCCACAGCCAatggagagaaagacagcatCACCCTGATCTCCATGAAGAATATCAACATGAATAACAGCAAAGCATACCCCACAGCAGAGAAG GTTCTTTAG
- the ECSCR gene encoding endothelial cell-specific chemotaxis regulator isoform X4 — MGTVRATQLCWAILGVLLIQGNFSSPSRTTEPLFSTIGMSLSSDPSSPSSLASTRTQAQDKASQVLMVTSKPVTPSTSTMDSQSQAQTSTAGLDTSQNTTPISTTMSLRTKEDLSVLPSPTSETVLTVAAFGVISFIVILVVVVIVLVSVVSLRFKCRKNKESEDPQKPGSSGLSESCSTANGEKDSITLISMKNINMNNSKAYPTAEKVL, encoded by the exons ATGGGCACCGTCAGAGCCACGCAGCTGTGCTGGGCCATCCTTGGCGTCCTCCTAATCCAAG GAAACTTTAGCAGCCCAAGTCGGACCACAGAGCCACTTTTTTCCACCATAG GAATGAGCCTCTCCTCAGATCCCAGCAGCCCAAGCTCTCTGGCCAGCACTAGGACACAAG CTCAGGACAAGGCCTCACAGGTCCTCATGGTGACCAGTAAACCTGTGACACCAAGCACCAGCACCATGGACAGTCAGTCCCAGGCACAGACGTCCACAGCAGGACTTG ACACTTCTCAAAATACTACTCCCATATCAACCACCATGAGCCTGAGGACCAAAGAAGACTTGTCTGTCCTGCCCAGTCCCACATCAGAGACGGTGCTCACTGTGGCTGCATTTG GTGTTATCAGCTTCATTGTCATCCTGGTGGTTGTGGTGATCGTCTTAGTCAGTGTGGTCAGTCTAAGGTTTAAGTGTCGGAAGAACAAAGAGTCTGAAG ATCCCCAGAAGCCTGGGAGTTCGGGGCTATCTGAAAG CTGCTCCACAGCCAatggagagaaagacagcatCACCCTGATCTCCATGAAGAATATCAACATGAATAACAGCAAAGCATACCCCACAGCAGAGAAG GTTCTTTAG
- the ECSCR gene encoding endothelial cell-specific chemotaxis regulator isoform X2, which translates to MGTVRATQLCWAILGVLLIQGHHSQPRAIQTSHPQGNFSSPSRTTEPLFSTIGMSLSSDPSSPSSLASTRTQAQDKASQVLMVTSKPVTPSTSTMDSQSQAQTSTAGLDTSQNTTPISTTMSLRTKEDLSVLPSPTSETVLTVAAFGVISFIVILVVVVIVLVSVVSLRFKCRKNKESEDPQKPGSSGLSESCSTANGEKDSITLISMKNINMNNSKAYPTAEKVL; encoded by the exons ATGGGCACCGTCAGAGCCACGCAGCTGTGCTGGGCCATCCTTGGCGTCCTCCTAATCCAAG GCCaccactcccagcccagggcaaTCCAGACATCTCACCCTCAGG GAAACTTTAGCAGCCCAAGTCGGACCACAGAGCCACTTTTTTCCACCATAG GAATGAGCCTCTCCTCAGATCCCAGCAGCCCAAGCTCTCTGGCCAGCACTAGGACACAAG CTCAGGACAAGGCCTCACAGGTCCTCATGGTGACCAGTAAACCTGTGACACCAAGCACCAGCACCATGGACAGTCAGTCCCAGGCACAGACGTCCACAGCAGGACTTG ACACTTCTCAAAATACTACTCCCATATCAACCACCATGAGCCTGAGGACCAAAGAAGACTTGTCTGTCCTGCCCAGTCCCACATCAGAGACGGTGCTCACTGTGGCTGCATTTG GTGTTATCAGCTTCATTGTCATCCTGGTGGTTGTGGTGATCGTCTTAGTCAGTGTGGTCAGTCTAAGGTTTAAGTGTCGGAAGAACAAAGAGTCTGAAG ATCCCCAGAAGCCTGGGAGTTCGGGGCTATCTGAAAG CTGCTCCACAGCCAatggagagaaagacagcatCACCCTGATCTCCATGAAGAATATCAACATGAATAACAGCAAAGCATACCCCACAGCAGAGAAG GTTCTTTAG
- the ECSCR gene encoding endothelial cell-specific chemotaxis regulator isoform X5, with protein MGTVRATQLCWAILGVLLIQGHHSQPRAIQTSHPQGNFSSPSRTTEPLFSTIGMSLSSDPSSPSSLASTRTQAAQDKASQVLMVTSKPVTPSTSTMDSQSQAQTSTAGLDTSQNTTPISTTMSLRTKEDLSVLPSPTSETVLTVAAFDPQKPGSSGLSESCSTANGEKDSITLISMKNINMNNSKAYPTAEKVL; from the exons ATGGGCACCGTCAGAGCCACGCAGCTGTGCTGGGCCATCCTTGGCGTCCTCCTAATCCAAG GCCaccactcccagcccagggcaaTCCAGACATCTCACCCTCAGG GAAACTTTAGCAGCCCAAGTCGGACCACAGAGCCACTTTTTTCCACCATAG GAATGAGCCTCTCCTCAGATCCCAGCAGCCCAAGCTCTCTGGCCAGCACTAGGACACAAG CAGCTCAGGACAAGGCCTCACAGGTCCTCATGGTGACCAGTAAACCTGTGACACCAAGCACCAGCACCATGGACAGTCAGTCCCAGGCACAGACGTCCACAGCAGGACTTG ACACTTCTCAAAATACTACTCCCATATCAACCACCATGAGCCTGAGGACCAAAGAAGACTTGTCTGTCCTGCCCAGTCCCACATCAGAGACGGTGCTCACTGTGGCTGCATTTG ATCCCCAGAAGCCTGGGAGTTCGGGGCTATCTGAAAG CTGCTCCACAGCCAatggagagaaagacagcatCACCCTGATCTCCATGAAGAATATCAACATGAATAACAGCAAAGCATACCCCACAGCAGAGAAG GTTCTTTAG
- the ECSCR gene encoding endothelial cell-specific chemotaxis regulator isoform X1, producing the protein MGTVRATQLCWAILGVLLIQGHHSQPRAIQTSHPQGNFSSPSRTTEPLFSTIGMSLSSDPSSPSSLASTRTQAAQDKASQVLMVTSKPVTPSTSTMDSQSQAQTSTAGLDTSQNTTPISTTMSLRTKEDLSVLPSPTSETVLTVAAFGVISFIVILVVVVIVLVSVVSLRFKCRKNKESEDPQKPGSSGLSESCSTANGEKDSITLISMKNINMNNSKAYPTAEKVL; encoded by the exons ATGGGCACCGTCAGAGCCACGCAGCTGTGCTGGGCCATCCTTGGCGTCCTCCTAATCCAAG GCCaccactcccagcccagggcaaTCCAGACATCTCACCCTCAGG GAAACTTTAGCAGCCCAAGTCGGACCACAGAGCCACTTTTTTCCACCATAG GAATGAGCCTCTCCTCAGATCCCAGCAGCCCAAGCTCTCTGGCCAGCACTAGGACACAAG CAGCTCAGGACAAGGCCTCACAGGTCCTCATGGTGACCAGTAAACCTGTGACACCAAGCACCAGCACCATGGACAGTCAGTCCCAGGCACAGACGTCCACAGCAGGACTTG ACACTTCTCAAAATACTACTCCCATATCAACCACCATGAGCCTGAGGACCAAAGAAGACTTGTCTGTCCTGCCCAGTCCCACATCAGAGACGGTGCTCACTGTGGCTGCATTTG GTGTTATCAGCTTCATTGTCATCCTGGTGGTTGTGGTGATCGTCTTAGTCAGTGTGGTCAGTCTAAGGTTTAAGTGTCGGAAGAACAAAGAGTCTGAAG ATCCCCAGAAGCCTGGGAGTTCGGGGCTATCTGAAAG CTGCTCCACAGCCAatggagagaaagacagcatCACCCTGATCTCCATGAAGAATATCAACATGAATAACAGCAAAGCATACCCCACAGCAGAGAAG GTTCTTTAG
- the ECSCR gene encoding endothelial cell-specific chemotaxis regulator isoform X6 codes for MGTVRATQLCWAILGVLLIQGHHSQPRAIQTSHPQAAQDKASQVLMVTSKPVTPSTSTMDSQSQAQTSTAGLDTSQNTTPISTTMSLRTKEDLSVLPSPTSETVLTVAAFGVISFIVILVVVVIVLVSVVSLRFKCRKNKESEDPQKPGSSGLSESCSTANGEKDSITLISMKNINMNNSKAYPTAEKVL; via the exons ATGGGCACCGTCAGAGCCACGCAGCTGTGCTGGGCCATCCTTGGCGTCCTCCTAATCCAAG GCCaccactcccagcccagggcaaTCCAGACATCTCACCCTCAGG CAGCTCAGGACAAGGCCTCACAGGTCCTCATGGTGACCAGTAAACCTGTGACACCAAGCACCAGCACCATGGACAGTCAGTCCCAGGCACAGACGTCCACAGCAGGACTTG ACACTTCTCAAAATACTACTCCCATATCAACCACCATGAGCCTGAGGACCAAAGAAGACTTGTCTGTCCTGCCCAGTCCCACATCAGAGACGGTGCTCACTGTGGCTGCATTTG GTGTTATCAGCTTCATTGTCATCCTGGTGGTTGTGGTGATCGTCTTAGTCAGTGTGGTCAGTCTAAGGTTTAAGTGTCGGAAGAACAAAGAGTCTGAAG ATCCCCAGAAGCCTGGGAGTTCGGGGCTATCTGAAAG CTGCTCCACAGCCAatggagagaaagacagcatCACCCTGATCTCCATGAAGAATATCAACATGAATAACAGCAAAGCATACCCCACAGCAGAGAAG GTTCTTTAG
- the ECSCR gene encoding endothelial cell-specific chemotaxis regulator isoform X7, with protein MGTVRATQLCWAILGVLLIQGHHSQPRAIQTSHPQAQDKASQVLMVTSKPVTPSTSTMDSQSQAQTSTAGLDTSQNTTPISTTMSLRTKEDLSVLPSPTSETVLTVAAFGVISFIVILVVVVIVLVSVVSLRFKCRKNKESEDPQKPGSSGLSESCSTANGEKDSITLISMKNINMNNSKAYPTAEKVL; from the exons ATGGGCACCGTCAGAGCCACGCAGCTGTGCTGGGCCATCCTTGGCGTCCTCCTAATCCAAG GCCaccactcccagcccagggcaaTCCAGACATCTCACCCTCAGG CTCAGGACAAGGCCTCACAGGTCCTCATGGTGACCAGTAAACCTGTGACACCAAGCACCAGCACCATGGACAGTCAGTCCCAGGCACAGACGTCCACAGCAGGACTTG ACACTTCTCAAAATACTACTCCCATATCAACCACCATGAGCCTGAGGACCAAAGAAGACTTGTCTGTCCTGCCCAGTCCCACATCAGAGACGGTGCTCACTGTGGCTGCATTTG GTGTTATCAGCTTCATTGTCATCCTGGTGGTTGTGGTGATCGTCTTAGTCAGTGTGGTCAGTCTAAGGTTTAAGTGTCGGAAGAACAAAGAGTCTGAAG ATCCCCAGAAGCCTGGGAGTTCGGGGCTATCTGAAAG CTGCTCCACAGCCAatggagagaaagacagcatCACCCTGATCTCCATGAAGAATATCAACATGAATAACAGCAAAGCATACCCCACAGCAGAGAAG GTTCTTTAG
- the SMIM33 gene encoding small integral membrane protein 33, translating to MHQAGQRPWPSAAVNGSGQEPQRQLPEVPGGTWEPPRGDGLPLLTIIVAAFVLLAVCIVVAVHFGPRLHQGRATLPAEPPAPKPEGGIYLIHWRVLGPQDAHGDTWQEPPVPGSCSVPDGPRLSVDEVTCL from the exons ATGCACCAG GCTGGCCAACGTCCCTGGCCTTCTGCAGCTGTGAACGGCTCAGGGCAGGAGCCCCAAAGGCAACTCCCAGAGGTGCCGGGTGGGACCTGGGAACCACCAAGAGGGGATGGGCTACCCCTGCTCACCATCATTGTTGCTGCTTTTGTCCTACTGGCTGTCTGTATCGTGGTGGCAGTCCACTTTGGGCCAAGACTACACCAGGGCCGTGCCACTCTCCCCGCAGAGCCACCAGCCCCAAAGCCGGAAGGCGGCATCTACCTCATCCACTGGCGAGTGCTGGGCCCCCAGGATGCTCATGGAGACACCTGGCAGGAACCTCCTGTCCCTGGCTCCTGCTCCGTGCCAGATGGGCCTAGGCTCAGCGTTGATGAAGTCACATGTCTGTAG
- the STING1 gene encoding stimulator of interferon genes protein, with the protein MSHSSLHPSIPRPRGTRARKAAFILFAVCLTALWVLGEPPEHILRWLVFHLASLQLGLLFKGVCHLTEELCHLHSRYQGSYWRATRACLGCPIRCGALLLLSCYFYGSLPNTAGLPFTWMLALLGLSEALNILLELQGLAPAEVSAVCEKRNFNVAHGLAWSYYIGYLRLILPGLPARIRMYNLQHANMLRGLGSHRLHILFPLDCGVPDDLSVADPNIRFLYELPQQSADRAGIKGRVYTNSVYELLENGQPAGICVLEYATPLQTLFAMSQDGRAGFSREDRLEQAKLFCRILEDILADAPEWQKNCRLIVYQEPAEGSSFSLSQEILQHLRQEEREVTMGGPDTSIAPNSSTLSQEPKLLISGLEQPLPLRTDLF; encoded by the exons ATGTCCCATTCTAGCCTGCACCCATCCATCCCACGGCCTAGGGGGACCAGAGCCCGGAAGGCAGCCTTCATCCTGTTCGCTGTCTGCCTGACAGCCCTTTGGGTTCTGGGAGAGCCACCAGAACACATTCTCCGATGGCTGGTGTTCCACCTGGCCTCCCTGCAGCTGGGACTGCTCTTCAAGGGGGTCTGTCATCTGACTGAGGAGCTGTGCCACCTCCACTCCAG GTACCAGGGCAGCTATTGGAGGGCTACTCGGGCTTGCCTGGGCTGCCCCATTCGCTGTGGGGCTCTGCTGCTGCTGTCCTGCTATTTCTATGGCTCCCTCCCAAACACAGCTGGCCTGCCTTTCACCTGGATGCTTGCCCTCCTGGGCCTCTCAGAGGCACTGAACATCCTCCTAGAACTCCAG GGCCTAGCCCCAGCTGAGGTCTCCGCAGTCTGTGAGAAAAGGAACTTCAACGTGGCCCACGGGCTGGCATGGTCATATTACATTGGGTACCTGCGGCTGATCTTGCCAG GGCTCCCAGCCCGGATACGCATGTACAATCTACAGCACGCCAACATGCTCCGGGGCTTGGGGAGCCATCGACTACACATCCTCTTCCCTCTGGACTGTGGGGTTCCTGACGACTTGAGTGTGGCCGACCCCAACATTCGCTTCCTATATGAGCTGCCGCAGCAAAGTGCTGACCGTGCTGGCATCAAGGGCCGGGTTTACACCAACAGTGTCTATGAGCTTCTGGAAAATGGGCAACCG GCGGGCATCTGTGTCCTGGAGTATGCCACCCCCTTGCAGACCCTTTTCGCCATGTCACAGGATGGCCGAGCTGGCTTCAGCCGGGAGGACCGGCTTGAGCAGGCCAAACTCTTCTGCCGGATACTTGAAGACATCCTGGCAGATGCCCCTGAATGGCAGAAAAACTGCCGCCTTATCGTCTACCAGG AACCTGCAGAGGGAAGCAGCTTCTCCCTATCACAGGAGATTCTCCAGCACTTGcggcaggaggaaagggaggtcaCTATGGGTGGCCCGGACACCTCGATTGCACCCAATTCCTCCACTCTGTCCCAGGAGCCCAAGCTCCTCATCAGTGGCTTGGAACAGCCTCTACCACTCCGCACGGATTTATTCTGA